Proteins found in one Cheilinus undulatus linkage group 9, ASM1832078v1, whole genome shotgun sequence genomic segment:
- the isg20 gene encoding apoptosis-enhancing nuclease isoform X2 codes for MFNCIRCLQDQLSWLTMADRSKKPKGRSRGLLNNYRYLCKKAMMLRALEIARATRRYQQNIIITSMKRKRTDSFKSQPDTNKLIRMTKSTCTGEHGNSTLNSENKTTDVKESGLSEAKSSEQHSLVSALKDSWEVDSGFCSEASPPASGRSSPCPSSGSTTVVALDCEMVGTGPGGRCSELARCSILDYHGNIMYDKYVQPSQPVTDYRTRYSGIRKHHLINATPFTQAREEILSILEGKVVVGHSIYNDFQVLDVNHPAHMVRDTITTPLLSRLAGFPDERCASLKILASKLLNRKIQVGKRGHCSVEDARASLDLYKLVEGEWEKELQDKLWDNDAQQAPSFAASNHYMQDQYWPDDVTGDSQ; via the exons ATGTTTAACTGTAtt CGATGTCTGCAGGATCAGTTGTCTTGGTTGACGATGGCAGATCGGTCGAAAAAGCCCAAAGGCAGGTCGCGAGGACTTCTCAACAACTACAGGTATCTGTGTAAGAAAGCGATGATGCTACGTGCCTTGGAGATTGCTAGAGCAACAAGGAGATATCAGCAGAATATAATCATCACCAGCATGAAGAGGAAAAGAACAGACAGCTTCAAAAGCCAACCAGACACAAATAAACTGATAAGAATGACAAAATCTACCTGCACAGGTGAACACGGTAACAGCACTCTGAACTCTGAAAACAAGACGACCGATGTGAAAGAATCTGGACTTTCTGAGGCTAAATCCTCAGAGCAGCACAGCCTAGTCTCAGCTCTCAAAGACAGCTGGGAGGTGGACagtggtttctgctctgaggCGAGTCCTCCAGCCAGTGGGCGGAGTTCGCCCTGCCCAAGCTCGGGCTCGACCACGGTGGTGGCGTTGGACTGTGAAATGGTGGGGACGGGGCCTGGTGGGCGCTGCAGTGAGCTGGCACGCTGCAGCATCCTGGACTATCACGGTAACATCATGTATGATAAATACGTCCAACCGAGTCAGCCCGTCACAGACTATAGGACTCGGTACAGCGGCATCAGGAAGCATCATCTCATTAACGCCACACCCTTCACTCAGGCCAGAGAGGAG ATCCTCAGTATTCTTGAAGGCAAAGTGGTCGTCGGCCACTCCATCTACAACGATTTTCAGGTTTTGGACGTGAACCATCCTGCTCACATGGTCAGAGACACCATCACCACCCCTCTTCTCAGTAGGTTGGCCGGTTTTCCTGATGAGCGCTGTGCCTCGCTCAAAATCTTAGCCTCTAAGCTGCTGAACAGGAAGATACAG gTTGGTAAAAGAGGTCACTGCTCAGTGGAGGACGCTCGAGCCTCCCTTGATCTCTACAAACTGGTGGAGGGAGAGTGGGAGAAGGAGCTGCAGGACAAATTATGGGACAACGATGCTCAACAGGCACCAAGTTTCGCTGCTTCAAACCACTACATGCAGGACCAGTACTGGCCAGATGATGTCACAGGTGACAGCCAATAA
- the isg20 gene encoding apoptosis-enhancing nuclease isoform X1: MASFEDFWRCLQDQLSWLTMADRSKKPKGRSRGLLNNYRYLCKKAMMLRALEIARATRRYQQNIIITSMKRKRTDSFKSQPDTNKLIRMTKSTCTGEHGNSTLNSENKTTDVKESGLSEAKSSEQHSLVSALKDSWEVDSGFCSEASPPASGRSSPCPSSGSTTVVALDCEMVGTGPGGRCSELARCSILDYHGNIMYDKYVQPSQPVTDYRTRYSGIRKHHLINATPFTQAREEILSILEGKVVVGHSIYNDFQVLDVNHPAHMVRDTITTPLLSRLAGFPDERCASLKILASKLLNRKIQVGKRGHCSVEDARASLDLYKLVEGEWEKELQDKLWDNDAQQAPSFAASNHYMQDQYWPDDVTGDSQ, from the exons ATGGCGAGTTTTGAAGACTTTTGG CGATGTCTGCAGGATCAGTTGTCTTGGTTGACGATGGCAGATCGGTCGAAAAAGCCCAAAGGCAGGTCGCGAGGACTTCTCAACAACTACAGGTATCTGTGTAAGAAAGCGATGATGCTACGTGCCTTGGAGATTGCTAGAGCAACAAGGAGATATCAGCAGAATATAATCATCACCAGCATGAAGAGGAAAAGAACAGACAGCTTCAAAAGCCAACCAGACACAAATAAACTGATAAGAATGACAAAATCTACCTGCACAGGTGAACACGGTAACAGCACTCTGAACTCTGAAAACAAGACGACCGATGTGAAAGAATCTGGACTTTCTGAGGCTAAATCCTCAGAGCAGCACAGCCTAGTCTCAGCTCTCAAAGACAGCTGGGAGGTGGACagtggtttctgctctgaggCGAGTCCTCCAGCCAGTGGGCGGAGTTCGCCCTGCCCAAGCTCGGGCTCGACCACGGTGGTGGCGTTGGACTGTGAAATGGTGGGGACGGGGCCTGGTGGGCGCTGCAGTGAGCTGGCACGCTGCAGCATCCTGGACTATCACGGTAACATCATGTATGATAAATACGTCCAACCGAGTCAGCCCGTCACAGACTATAGGACTCGGTACAGCGGCATCAGGAAGCATCATCTCATTAACGCCACACCCTTCACTCAGGCCAGAGAGGAG ATCCTCAGTATTCTTGAAGGCAAAGTGGTCGTCGGCCACTCCATCTACAACGATTTTCAGGTTTTGGACGTGAACCATCCTGCTCACATGGTCAGAGACACCATCACCACCCCTCTTCTCAGTAGGTTGGCCGGTTTTCCTGATGAGCGCTGTGCCTCGCTCAAAATCTTAGCCTCTAAGCTGCTGAACAGGAAGATACAG gTTGGTAAAAGAGGTCACTGCTCAGTGGAGGACGCTCGAGCCTCCCTTGATCTCTACAAACTGGTGGAGGGAGAGTGGGAGAAGGAGCTGCAGGACAAATTATGGGACAACGATGCTCAACAGGCACCAAGTTTCGCTGCTTCAAACCACTACATGCAGGACCAGTACTGGCCAGATGATGTCACAGGTGACAGCCAATAA
- the isg20 gene encoding apoptosis-enhancing nuclease isoform X3, with product MADRSKKPKGRSRGLLNNYRYLCKKAMMLRALEIARATRRYQQNIIITSMKRKRTDSFKSQPDTNKLIRMTKSTCTGEHGNSTLNSENKTTDVKESGLSEAKSSEQHSLVSALKDSWEVDSGFCSEASPPASGRSSPCPSSGSTTVVALDCEMVGTGPGGRCSELARCSILDYHGNIMYDKYVQPSQPVTDYRTRYSGIRKHHLINATPFTQAREEILSILEGKVVVGHSIYNDFQVLDVNHPAHMVRDTITTPLLSRLAGFPDERCASLKILASKLLNRKIQVGKRGHCSVEDARASLDLYKLVEGEWEKELQDKLWDNDAQQAPSFAASNHYMQDQYWPDDVTGDSQ from the exons ATGGCAGATCGGTCGAAAAAGCCCAAAGGCAGGTCGCGAGGACTTCTCAACAACTACAGGTATCTGTGTAAGAAAGCGATGATGCTACGTGCCTTGGAGATTGCTAGAGCAACAAGGAGATATCAGCAGAATATAATCATCACCAGCATGAAGAGGAAAAGAACAGACAGCTTCAAAAGCCAACCAGACACAAATAAACTGATAAGAATGACAAAATCTACCTGCACAGGTGAACACGGTAACAGCACTCTGAACTCTGAAAACAAGACGACCGATGTGAAAGAATCTGGACTTTCTGAGGCTAAATCCTCAGAGCAGCACAGCCTAGTCTCAGCTCTCAAAGACAGCTGGGAGGTGGACagtggtttctgctctgaggCGAGTCCTCCAGCCAGTGGGCGGAGTTCGCCCTGCCCAAGCTCGGGCTCGACCACGGTGGTGGCGTTGGACTGTGAAATGGTGGGGACGGGGCCTGGTGGGCGCTGCAGTGAGCTGGCACGCTGCAGCATCCTGGACTATCACGGTAACATCATGTATGATAAATACGTCCAACCGAGTCAGCCCGTCACAGACTATAGGACTCGGTACAGCGGCATCAGGAAGCATCATCTCATTAACGCCACACCCTTCACTCAGGCCAGAGAGGAG ATCCTCAGTATTCTTGAAGGCAAAGTGGTCGTCGGCCACTCCATCTACAACGATTTTCAGGTTTTGGACGTGAACCATCCTGCTCACATGGTCAGAGACACCATCACCACCCCTCTTCTCAGTAGGTTGGCCGGTTTTCCTGATGAGCGCTGTGCCTCGCTCAAAATCTTAGCCTCTAAGCTGCTGAACAGGAAGATACAG gTTGGTAAAAGAGGTCACTGCTCAGTGGAGGACGCTCGAGCCTCCCTTGATCTCTACAAACTGGTGGAGGGAGAGTGGGAGAAGGAGCTGCAGGACAAATTATGGGACAACGATGCTCAACAGGCACCAAGTTTCGCTGCTTCAAACCACTACATGCAGGACCAGTACTGGCCAGATGATGTCACAGGTGACAGCCAATAA